The Impatiens glandulifera chromosome 3, dImpGla2.1, whole genome shotgun sequence genome contains a region encoding:
- the LOC124929983 gene encoding cysteine proteinase inhibitor 1-like, giving the protein MASKHFILFVLVVFLFSFEVNSAMVGGWKPTSDLKDSKIVEIGKYAISEHNNKANTTLEFNSVVKGDTQVVTGTNYRLVIAAKDGGEVGNYLAIVWDKPWEKFRELTSFRNFLTN; this is encoded by the coding sequence ATGGCTTCTAAACACTTCATTCTCTTTGTATTAGTAGTATTTCTCTTTTCTTTCGAGGTCAACTCGGCCATGGTTGGAGGATGGAAACCTACCAGTGACCTTAAGGACTCGAAAATTGTGGAGATCGGGAAGTACGCGATATCAGAACACAACAATAAGGCCAATACAACTCTTGAGTTCAATAGCGTGGTGAAGGGAGACACTCAAGTGGTAACCGGTACCAATTATCGTCTCGTGATTGCTGCGAAGGATGGAGGCGAAGTTGGGAACTATCTAGCCATTGTTTGGGACAAACCATGGGAGAAATTTCGAGAACTCACTTCCTTTagaaattttttaactaattag
- the LOC124929374 gene encoding pentatricopeptide repeat-containing protein At1g77360, mitochondrial, with protein sequence MIRFRYERVKRDWLYAFLGRQYSSVDGGSNETFEPTKRICKILMQCPKVGLDTALDQSGIMISSNVVEEVLQRFQNAGLLTYRFFEWAGKQRHHQHSIKSYHIMIESLAKVRQYKIMWDLVNIMRSKKMLNIETFCIIMRKYARAKKVEEAVYTFNVMEKYDVKPNIAAFNGLLSALCKSKNVRRAQEIFDTMKEQFRPDWKTYCILLQGWGRAPNLPKAREIFSQMDCDPDIVTYGVMVDILSKAGRVDEAVEIVKDMDSRGCKPTSYIYSVLVHTYGLDNRIQDAVDIFIEMESNGIKPDVVVYNALISSFCKVNKFENISRVLNDMNLKDITPNSRTFNIILSNLIDNGKTDEALRVFRKMMKICDPDADTYTMMIRMFCGRNEVEMAENVWRYMKSKQFVPSMHTFSALINGMCEAGKVSGACILMEEMIERGISPSKVTFRRLRQLLLKEGREDVLEFINEKLNLMVKEPLCD encoded by the coding sequence ATGATTAGATTTCGTTATGAACGTGTCAAGAGAGATTGGTTATACGCCTTTTTGGGCAGACAGTACAGTTCAGTGGATGGAGGCTCCAATGAGACATTTGAACCAACAAAAAGAATATGCAAAATTCTGATGCAATGTCCAAAAGTTGGCCTAGATACTGCCCTTGATCAGAGTGGAATTATGATTTCATCTAATGTTGTCGAAGAAGTTCTTCAGAGATTTCAGAATGCTGGTTTGCTCACGTACAGATTCTTTGAATGGGCTGGTAAGCAACGCCATCATCAACACAGCATAAAATCTTATCACATAATGATCGAGTCTCTGGCAAAAGTAAggcaatataaaataatgtggGATCTCGTGAACATCATGAGAAGCAAGAAAATGTTGAACATCGAAACATTCTGCATTATTATGAGAAAATATGCTAGGGCCAAGAAAGTTGAAGAGGCAGTCTACACCTTCAATGTGATGGAGAAGTATGACGTGAAACCAAACATTGCTGCATTTAACGGACTCTTGAGTGCTCTATGTAAGTCAAAAAACGTACGAAGAGCCCAAGAGATTTTTGATACTATGAAAGAGCAATTTCGTCCCGATTGGAAAACATACTGTATATTACTTCAAGGATGGGGGAGGGCTCCAAATCTTCCCAAGGCAAGGGAAATTTTCAGTCAAATGGACTGCGATCCCGACATTGTGACTTATGGGGTAATGGTCGATATCCTCTCTAAAGCAGGAAGAGTTGACGAAGCAGTCGAAATTGTTAAAGACATGGATTCAAGAGGCTGCAAACCAACCTCATACATTTATAGTGTTTTAGTTCATACTTATGGTCTAGACAATCGGATTCAAGATGCAGTTGATATTTTCATCGAAATGGAAAGCAATGGTATTAAACCGGACGTGGTTGTGTATAATGCTTTGATTAGTTCGTTTTGTAAAGtaaataagtttgaaaatatatccAGGGTATTGAATGACATGAATCTGAAGGACATCACACCAAATTCAAGGACCTTTAACATAATCCTTAGCAACTTGATAGATAATGGTAAAACAGACGAAGCTTTGAGGGTTTTTCGTAAGATGATGAAAATATGCGATCCTGATGCGGATACGTAtacaatgatgataagaatgTTTTGTGGGAGGAATGAGGTTGAGATGGCTGAGAATGTATGGAGGTATATGAAGTCGAAGCAATTTGTTCCGAGTATGCACACATTTTCTGCACTTATAAATGGAATGTGCGAGGCGGGGAAAGTATCCGGAGCTTGTATTTTAATGGAGGAAATGATTGAAAGAGGAATAAGTCCGTCGAAAGTGACTTTTCGAAGGCTGAGACAGTTGCTTTTGAAGGAAGGGAGGGAAGATGTGCTTGAATTTATCAATGAAAAGTTGAATCTTATGGTTAAGGAGCCATTATGTGATTGA
- the LOC124929984 gene encoding cysteine proteinase inhibitor 1-like — protein MASQIHHHSKQFILIVLLSSLFYFTVDSTSRGGWSPISNPNKPIFVVIGKFAVSEHNTEAKTNLKFVNVVKGDIEVAVGAGTEYRLVIAAKNGGVIGNYKVLVLETGGTTKYLSLFSFKVNSALIGGWTPITNLKNSTIVSVGKYAISEHNIQAKTTLEFNSVVKGDTQVVAGIKYRLVIAAKDGIVVGNYEAIVLDIPWIKFRKLFSFTKL, from the exons ATGGCTTCCCAAATTCATCATCATTCTAAACAATTCATTCTCATTGTATTATTGTCCTCTCTATTTTATTTCACGGTTGACTCGACTAGCCGTGGTGGATGGTCGCCAATCAGTAACCCCAATAAACCGATATTTGTGGTGATTGGAAAGTTTGCGGTATCAGAGCACAATACTGAAGCTAAGACAAATCTTAAGTTCGTTAACGTAGTGAAGGGAGACATTGAAGTGGCTGTCGGTGCCGGTACCGAATATCGTCTTGTGATCGCAGCGAAGAATGGAGGCGTCATTGGGAATTATAAGGTCCTTGTTTTAGAGACAGGAGGGACTACTAAATATC TCTCTCTATTTTCTTTCAAGGTCAACTCGGCCTTGATAGGTGGATGGACGCCAATCACTAACCTCAAGAACTCGACTATTGTGAGTGTTGGGAAGTATGCGATATCAGAGCACAACATTCAGGCCAAAACAACTCTTGAATTCAATAGCGTGGTGAAAGGAGACACTCAAGTGGTAGCTGGTATCAAATATCGCCTCGTGATTGCTGCCAAGGATGGAATTGTGGTTGGGAATTATGAGGCCATTGTTTTGGATATACCATGGATTAAATTCCGAAAACTTTTTTCCTTTACCAAATTGTAA
- the LOC124929985 gene encoding cysteine proteinase inhibitor 1-like, producing MASQIHHHSKQFILIVLLSSLFYFTVDSTSRGGWSPISNPNKPIFVVIGKFAVSEHNTEAKTNLKFVNVVKGDIEVAVGAGTEYRLVIAAKNGGVIGNYKILVLETAGTTKYRKLSYFTKL from the coding sequence ATGGCTTCCCAAATACATCATCATTCTAAACAATTCATTCTCATTGTATTATTGTCCTCTCTATTTTATTTCACGGTTGACTCGACTAGCCGTGGTGGATGGTCGCCAATCAGTAACCCCAATAAACCGATATTTGTGGTTATTGGAAAGTTCGCGGTATCAGAGCACAACACTGAAGCCAAGACAAATCTTAAGTTCGTTAACGTGGTGAAAGGAGACATTGAAGTGGCTGTCGGTGCCGGTACCGAATATCGCCTTGTGATCGCAGCGAAGAATGGAGGCGTCATTGGGAATTATAAGATCCTTGTTTTAGAGACAGCAGGGACTACTAAATATCGTAAACTAAGTTACTTTACCAAATTGTAG
- the LOC124929986 gene encoding cysteine proteinase inhibitor 1-like, whose product MASQIHHHSKQFILIVLLSSLFYFTVNSTSRGGWSPISNPNKPIFGVIGKFAVSEHNTEAKTNLKFVKVVKGDIEVAVGGTEYRLVIAAKNGGAIGNYKALVLETTGTTKFRKLSYFTKL is encoded by the coding sequence ATGGCTTCTCAAATTCATCATCATTCTAAACAATTCATTCTCATTGTATTATTGTCCTCTCTATTTTATTTCACGGTTAACTCGACTAGCCGTGGTGGATGGTCACCAATCAGTAACCCTAATAAACCGATATTTGGGGTGATTGGAAAGTTCGCGGTATCAGAGCACAACACTGAAGCCAAGACAAATCTTAAGTTCGTTAAAGTGGTGAAAGGAGACATTGAAGTGGCTGTCGGTGGTACCGAATATCGCCTTGTGATCGCAGCGAAGAATGGAGGCGCCATTGGGAATTATAAGGCCCTTGTTTTAGAGACAACGGGGACTACTAAATTTCGTAAACTAAGTTACTTTACCAAATTGTAG